TACCAGAGCAGTTCGTGGAGCTGACGCACGACCGGGAAGACGTCGACCATGCGCCGGGCGTCCTCGCGCGAGCCCGTGCGCCAGTCCCGGCCGCCGAAGGTGACCTGCGAGACCTTCTGCCCGGCGCCGAAGCAGTCGTAGACCGTGCAGCCGGTGAAACCCTTCTGCCGCAGTCTCGCGTGGATGCCGCACCGGTGGTCGCCCTGGAGGTTGGGGCAGGGCTTTCCGGCCTGTTTGTCGATGGCGAAGTCCGCGGAGGCGGCGAAGGGCAGGGCGACGCAGCACAGTCCGAAGCACTGCTCGCAGTCGCCGCGCAGGTCGGGACGGTCCACTGTCTGATCTGGCATGGAGTTCAGGATACGGAACGAAACCTCACCGCTGAGTTTCCGGCCTTGTGGGGGTCCCCTCATCCAACGGAAAACAAGCTCGGCTACTACAGAGGTACGAGCCGACAAAGGCAGGAGCCCCACCCGGACCGAGGAGAGACGTCATGTGCAACCACCAGCCCGCGTGCCCGACCGCCGACAGCCCCGACCACCACGCCGCCGTGATCGTGTCGGCCCATCCCGAACAGGGCTGGAGCCTGCTGTGCAACGGCACCATCGTCTTCGACGACACCGGTGAGCTCCTGCCGGACGGGCGGGTCGTGAGCCCGCACCGCACGCCGGGCACACTGGCGGTGGCCGCCTGACTCAGCCGATGTCGTCGGGCAGGTCGAGGCCGGCCAGGCGCTCGGGGTCGGCCAGGATGTGCATCGCGACGATTCGGCCGTCGGCGACGGTGACGCCCATGACCGATTGCAGTCGCCCGTCGGCGACATGGACGAATCCGAGCGCGTCGTTGACGAGTGCCACCCGCGCCGACGGGGCGAACCGCCGGAACAGCATGGCCTGTTCGGCGACGCCCTTCGCGCCGCGCACCACCTTCGACGCGGCCGCACCGCCGACCAGAACCCCGGAGTCGACCCGCAGCACGACGTCGGGGTGGAGAACGGCGACCAGGGCCTCGAAGTCCCCCGCGTGACTGGCGGCCAGAAACGCGTCGACGACCTCGCGCTGCCTGCCGAGGTCCGGGTCGGCCGAGGGAGTGGCCCCCTGCACCCGGCGCCGGGCGCGGCTGGCCAGTTGGCGGGTCGCCGCCGAACTGCGGTCCACGATCGGCGCGATGTCGTCGAACGGCACGGCGAACATGTCGTGCAGGACGAACGCGAGCCGCTCGGCGGGCTCCAGCGTCTCCAGGACGATCATGAGGGCGAGGCCCATCGAGTCGGCCTGGAGGACCTCCTGTTCCGGGTCGGTCCGCGTCAGGGGCCGGATCACGGGATCCGGGACGAAGGTGTCGTCCAGGGGATCCTCGCGGCGGGCGGTGCGCGAGCGCAGCATGTCGAGGCAGACCCGGCCGACCACGGTGGTCAGCCATCCGCCGAGATTCCTGATGTCCCCCGCGTCGGTGCGGCTCAGCTTCAGCCAGGTCTCCTGGACGGCGTCCTCCGCCTCGGCCAGTGAGCCCAGCATGCGGTATGCCACCGCCCGCAGCTGCCCTCTGTGCTCCTCGAAGCGCTCCGCCAGCAGCTCGCTGTCATTCATCGTCGGCTCCCCCTCCGTCGTCATCTGCCGAACAGTTCGAACGCCACCGCGGGCCGGCCCCCGAACCGCTCCCCGGTCTGGGCGGCGTGGCCCGTCAGGAATTCCCGCACGTACGTCTCCGGGTCGGCATCGGTCAACGCCTTGATGTACGTGCGGTGTTCGAGCAGCGAGCGCACTGCCCTGTCCAGTCCGGGTGTGGCGTCCACGGCGTGGGTGGGCGTGCTGGAGCCGGCGACGGCCACCCAGCGGACGCCGTTCCAGGGCTGAAGGCCCTGCTCGACGAGTTCCGGGAAGATCCAGCGGTTGCCCGCGTCGCCGGCCGCGTCCAGGGTGGCGCGGCCGACGGCGACGTGGTCGGGGGTGTTCCAGGCGACGCCGCCCCAGGTGTCCCGGTGGTTGAGGGTGATCACCAGTTCGGGCCGGTGCCGGCGGATCGCGGCGGCGATGTCCCGGCGCAGGGCGGTGCCGTACTCGATGACACCGTCCTTGTGGTCGAGGAACTCCACCACCGACACGCCCACGACGGCCGCGCTCGCCCGCTGCTCGCGCTCCCGCAGCGGGCCGCACTTCGCGGGTTCCATCGTGTCGATGCCCGCCTCGCCACGGCTCGCGAGGACGTAGGCGACCTCGCGCCCGGCGTCGGTCCAGGCGGCGATCGCGGCGGAGCAGCCGTACTCGAGGTCGTCCGGGTGCGCCACGACCGCGAGGGCGCGCTGCCAGTCGTCGGGCAGGGGCTGGAGCTGAGTGATCGTCGGCTCGGTCATGTTCCGCAGGCTAGTGCCCCGGCAGGCAACGTTCGCCCGTTGAGGAGCGCCCGCCGCGCAGCGGCCAAAGACCGCAGCCGGTGCGTGCTCTCGGCGTGCCGGCCGGAAGGCCCCGTCGATGGACCGGACGTACTTGGGCTTTCGGCCGGTGCGGCGAGTGGGGGCACCTCCCACGCCTTTAGGGCAGTGGGGGAGCGTGCCGGGCGCCGCGACGGGGCGAACGTTGCCTGTCGGGGCACTAGTCCGCGCCTACGACATCCCGGGGCCGGATCACACCTCGTCGCGCGTCAGCGCCAGCAGCCGGTCCAGGACGCGGGGGCCGCCGGACCGTACGCCGTCGTGTTCGAACTCGTCGGTGACCCAGGTGCGCAGGCCGCGGATCGCGCGGGCCGTGGCGAGGGAGTGGGCGGTGTCGACGTACATGTCGTCGTGGTAGACAGCCGCCGCGACCGGCACTTCGTTGGCGGCCAGGCGGGTGGGGTCGTACAGGGGCTGCCAGTCGGTGCGGGCGGCGAGGAGGTCGGCGGTCTCGCGCAGCGGGCGCAGGGCCGGGTCGCAGTCGAACATCCATGGGTGGACCGATTCGCCGGTGAACAGCAGCGGGCCGTCGCCCGTGAGGGTCTTGGCGGCGTCGAACTGCGGGAACTCGGTGCGGACGCGTTCGGCCGACCAGGCGGTGGGGCGCTCGTCCTGGCCGTAGATCGCCTCGTGGACGAGGGCGTACAGGGGGTGGCTCGCGTACGACAGGAGTCCCTGGACCTCTTCCTGGAACGCGTCGGCGAGGGCCGGGCCCTGCGGGGTGCGGACGAAGGCGTGTTCCAGCAGGTAGTGCAGGCGGTGGCTGCCCTCGCTGCCGCCGAGGAGGATGCCGAGGGACTGGAAGGCCTCGGCGGTGAGCCGGTAGCCGTTCGGCAGGACCGGCTCGTGCCGCAGCAGGTACTCGGCGATCTGCCGGGCGCGGTCGACGTCCTGCGGGTAGCGCGCGTAGTGCGCGGTGACCTTGCGTTCGATGCGGGGGTAGGCGGCCCGGTAGACGTCGTCGGCGTGGGCGTCGAGCGCGGGCAGGCCGCCGGTGATCAGGGCGGCGGCGAGGCCTTCGGGGGCGGTGGAGAGATAGGCCACCGTGCAGAAGCCGCCGAAGCTCTGGCCGAGGACGCTCCAGGGGGCGCCGCCGGTGACGGACGGGCGGATCGCCTCGCAGTCGCGGACGATCGCGTCGGCACGGAAGTGGCCGAGGTAGGCGGCCTGTTCGGCGGGGCCGCCGCGCAGCGGGAGCGTCTGCCGGTTGGCGGGGGTGGAGTGGCCGGTGCCGCGCTGGTCCAGGAGCAGGACGCGGAACTCCTTCAGGGCGCGGCCGAGCCAGGCCTGCTTGCCGACGAAGCGGTTCGCCCCGAAGCCGGGGCCGCCCTGGAGGTAGAGCAGCCACGGCAGGTCCTGGTGCGCCTTGTCGCTCGCGACGACCTCGCGGGCGTAGAGCTCGATCGTCTCCCCCGCCGGGTCGTCGTGGTCGAGGGGCACGGTGAAGTGGCGGTCGGTGAGGACGACGCCGGGCTGGCGGTAGCTGACGGTCAACGGGGCTCCCGGTGCGGACGGACTGCTGGCCGCGTCCCAGTTCAGCACATGTCCGGCGGGCCGCCACGTCCGGGGATCATGAACGGCCGCTGAACGGCGGCACAGCACAGGCGCCGGCAGCTGCTGAACGCCGGCTCAGTATGCCGGTGTCGTACGGCGGCTCAGCGCGCCGACAGGCTGGAGCGTCGTACCACCAGTTCGGGCTGGAGCACGACCCGCCGGTGCTCGTGCTTACGCGGTGAGTTCTCCGTCTCCGTCTCCTCCAGCAGGAGCTCCGCGGCCAGGGCGCCCATGGTGACGGCGGGCTGCCGTACCGAGGTGAGCGGGACGGCCGCGGCGGCCGCGAACTCGATGTCGTCGTAGCCGACGATCGCGAGGTCGTCGGGGACGCCGACGCCGGCCGCGAACATGGCCTGCAGGACGCCCAGGGCGAGCAGGTCGTTGGCGCAGAACACGGCGGTCGGCCGGTCGGCGAGGCCGAGGAGTCGGGCACCGGCGTCCCGGCCGGCGGCCACGTCGAGCCGCTCGGTGGGCAGCTCTCGCAGGCACTGCGGGCCCAGTCCCGCCTCGGCCAGGGCGTTGAGAGCGCCCGTACGGCGGTCGCGGACCTGGTTGAGGCCGGGCGGGCCGCTGACGTACGCGATGGAGCGGTGCCCGGCATCGACGAGGTGGCGTACGGCCAGCGCGCCGCCCGCCACGTCGTCGACGGACACCGAGCACTCGGTGGTGCCCTCGGCGACCCGGTCGACGAGGACGAAGGGGATGCCGTGCCGCCGGAAGGACTCGATGTTGCGGCCGGTGGCGTCGGCGGGGGTGAGCAGCACGCCGCGGACCCGCTGCTCGGCGAAGAGCGACAGGTACTCGGCCTCCTCGCTCGGGTTCTGGGCGCTGTTGCAGACCATCACGCCGAGCTGCGCCTCGCGCGCGGCCCGTTCGGCACCGCGCGCGACGTCGACGAAGAAGGGGTTGCCCATGTCGAGGACGAGCAGGCCCATGATCCGGCTGCGGCCCGCGCGCAGCTGGCGCGCGGACTCGCTGCGGACGTAGCCCAGCCGGTCTATCGCGGACAGCACCCGTGCCCGGGTCTCGGTCGCGACCGTGTCCGGACGGTTGATGACGTTCGACACCGTGCCGACGGAGACTCCGGCGGCACGGGCGACGTCCTTGATACCCACCGACTGGGACATCAGGCAGGTACCTCCACGGGAGCGATGGGTTGCCGGAAGGCCTTCACATTACCGTCCTTCTTCACGCATCAGGCCCGGTCACGCGGGCAACGCGAAGTCGACGACGTGAAGCGCCGAGGGGGTCGTGCCGCTCGACTTCTCCTGGTACATGACCGACAGGACGTTGTCGGCCTTGACCCGCATCTCGTCGATCACGACCTCGCCGAAGGCATTGAGGCCGCTGCCGTCGAACAGGATCCTCCAGTCGGTGTGTCCGGAGGCCGCGGAGGCGCCGGCGATCCGGCCGAACGGGAAGATCGCGTAGGCGTTGTCGTACTTGTCCAGGACCAGCTTGGTGCGCTGGCTGGAGTTCAGCGGGACCGGGATCTCGGTCTTCTGCCAGGTGCCGGAGGCGTTCTTGCGGACGTGGAAGGCACGGCCGTTGGTGGTGCGGTCGGTCACGTAATTCGTCGTGCACTGGCCGAAGCGGCCGGGGACGTAGGAGATGATCGCGTGCGGGCGGCCGGCGGAGTCGGTGGCCTGGCTCTCCTGGTTCATCAGGGAGTGGTCGGGGTTGAGCGGGTCCACCACGAGGCCGCCGTCGGTGACGGACACCTTGTCGGAGCCGCCGGTGGTGCCGACGACCGCGCCCGCGTTGTTGCGCCAGGTCCGGCCCCGGTCGTCCGAGTAGACGTAGCCGGTGTCGTGGTTGGTGATGCCGCCGCCGTTGCACATCACGGCGCCGTTCTGCTCGCGCCAGGTGAAGAAGGAGTGCAGCCGGCCGCCGGCGTCGTAGTCGATGCCGTGCAGGTACATGTTGCGGGCCGTGCTGGAGCCGTGCTCGCTGGTGTAGGTGCCGGTGGAGCTGGACCACTCGCCGAGGTTGGTCCACTTGGTGCCGTCGTACTCGGCGAGGGCGTTGCGGCCGTTGCCGGAGATCGCGACACGGTAGCTGAGCTGGAGCCGGCCCTCGGGAGTGGAGACGAACTGGGGGTAGGTGAACTGCGAGGTGAGCGCGAGTCCGTCGAGGGTGGACTGCGGTGCGCCGAAGCGGCTCGTGGTCCAGCTCAGCCCGGCCGGGTTGTCCATGAGGCCGGCCACCGACTTGACGTAGGTGAAGCCGTCGCTGTGCGAGTCCATGTTGAGGTGGAGGCGGCCGTCCACCTTGGAGACGCCCATCGAGATGACGTTGTGGGAGTCGTTGTAGCGGAGCGTGTGGCCGACCTTGACGGTGGACCAGGTGCTCGAACCGAGCACCCGGCGGCCCACGACGGCGTTGCGGTCGGCGGTGTACCAGACGGCGTACTGGTAGCCCTTGTAGGTCAGCAGGCCGTTCTTCTGGAAGGAGTTGTTGTTGACCAGTCCGTCGTAGGACACGAAGAAGATGGCCTGGCTGTCGAGCGTGGTGGTGCCCCGCCGGGTGACCGAGGGTCCGGGGTCGGCGGCGCGGGCGGTGCCGGCGGTGAGGGCAGGGGTCATCACGGCTCCAGCGAGGGCGGCGCCCAGCAGCGTACGTCTCTTCATCTCGGGGACTCCGTTGTCGGCGAGGGGGAAAGCGGGGAGCAGGGCAGGAGGGGTGTCAGGCGAGGTGGAACACCTCGGTGAGCGGTTTCATCGCCTCGTCGGGGCGTTCGCCGTCGAGGGATTCGAAGAAGGGGCCCATCTCGGCCTGCCAGCGGGCGTTGACCTCGGTGGCCTCCATACCGGCCTTGGCGGCCTCGAAGTCCTCGGTCTCCAGGTAGCCGACGAGCAGGCCGTCGTCGCGCAGGAAGAGGGAGTAGTTGTGCCAGCCGGTGGCCGAGAGCGCCTGAAGCATCTCCGGCCACACGGCGGCATGGCGTTCGCGGTACTCGGCGATCTTGTCCTGACGGACCTTGAGCAGGAAACAGACGCGCTGCATGAAGTACCGCTCTCCTGTCGTGAGTTGGTGATCAGAAGTTGAACTGGTCGATGTTCTTCTTGTCGAAGACGGTCGGCTTGCCGAGGCTGATCACGCCGTCCTTGCCGATGGTGTACTCGCCCATGGCGCCGGCCTTGAAGGTCTCGCCCTCCTTGCCGGTGATCTGACCCGAGACCAGGGCGACGGCCGTACGGGCGGCCAGCTCGCCGAGCTTGGACGGGTCCCACAGCTCGAAGGCGTCGACGGTGCCGTTCTTGACGTACTTGCGCATGTCGTTCGGGGTGCCGAGGCCGGTCAGCTTGACCTTGCCCTTGTACTTGGAGCCCGACAGGTACTGGGCGGCCGCCTTGATGCCGACGGTGGTCGGGGAGATGATCCCCTTCAGGTTCGGGTACTCCTGGAGCAGGCCCTGGGTCTGCTGGAAGGACTTCTGGGCGTCGTCGTCACCGTAGGCGACCTTGACGAGCTTGATGTCCTTGTACTTGGGGTCCTTGAGCTCCTCCTTCATGAAGTTGATCCAGACGTTCTGGTTGGTCGCGGTCTGCGCGGCGGACAGGATCGCGATCTCGCCCTTGTAGCCGATCTGTTCGGCGAGCAGCTGCACCTCGGTGCGGCCGAGGTCCTCTGCGGACGCCTGCGAGACGAAGGCGTTGCGGCAGTCGGGGTTGGTGTCGGAGTCGTAGGTGACGACCTTGATGTCGTTCTTCATGGCCTGCTTGAGCGCGGTGCACAGGGCGCCGGGGTCCTGCGCGGAGACGGCCATGGCGTTGACCTGCTGCTGGGTGAGGGTGTTGACGTAGGACACCTGACCCGCGGTGTCGGTGGCGCTGGAGGGGCCGACCTCCTTGTAGCTGGAGCCGAGCTCCTTCACGGCCGCCTCGCCGCCCTTGTCGGCGGTGGTGAAGTACGGGTTGTTGACCTGCTTGGGCAGGAAGCCGATGGTCAGGCCCTTCTTGGTGGCCGCGTTCGGGTCGGCCTTGCCGCCCGAGGCGGCGCCGCCGGAGCTCTCGCTCTTGACGTCCTCCTTGGTGGTGCCGCCGCAGGCGGTGGCGGCCAGGGCGAGGGAGGTGACTGCGGCGAGGGCCGCACAGGTACGGCGGAGGGATGACTTGCGCATGGCGGTTCCTTTTGGCGGAGGTGAGTGGATGCCCCTAGGGGCGCGGGGCTGTATCGATATGCGGCTCCGCCGCGTGGGCGCGACCAGCCACAGACGACCCGCAGGTTTCAAACGGCCTTTCCAGCGGAGCGTGCCGCCCTCGCGACGGAGATCTGCCGTGCGACCCGGGGGGCGAGCACGGAGAGGACGAGCAGAACGCCGGTGACGACAATCTGCGACTGGGCGGAGACGTCCTGGAGGCTCATCACGTTCTGCAGCGCGCCGAGCAGGAAGACTCCCGCGATCGCGCCGCCGAGCGTGCCCTTGCCTCCGTCGAAGTCGATGCCGCCCAGCAACACGGCTGCCACGACGGAGAGTTCGAGGCCGGTGGCGTTGTCGTAGCGGGCGCTGGCGTAGTGGAGCGCCCAGAAGATGCCGGTGAGGGAGGCCATCAGGCCGGTCACCGTGAACAGGATGAGCTTCTGCCGCTTGACCCGGATGCCGGCGAACCGCGCGGCCTCCTCATTGGCGCCGATCGCGAACAGCGACCGTCCGAACGGGGTGGCGTGCAGGGCGACCAGGGCGATCGCGAGCAGGACCAGGAAGGGCAGGAAGGCCTGCGGGATGAACGTGTCGCCGATGCGCCCGGCGGCGAAGTCCAGGTACTGGGTGGGGAAGTCGGTCACCGCGTCCGAGCCGAGCACGATCTGCGCGATGCCCCGGTAGGCGGCGAGTGTGCCGATGGTGACGGCGAGGGACGGCAGCCCGAGCCGGGTCACCAGCAGGCCGTTGATCAGTCCGCAGACCACGCCAAGGAGCAGGCAGATCGGGATGATCGCCTCGATCGTCATGCCCTCGTTCCACAGGGCGCCCATCACCGCGCCGGACAGGCCGGCCGTGGAGGCGACCGACAGGTCGATCTCGCCGGCGACCACCAGCAGCGTCATCGGCAGGGCGATCAGCGCGATCGGCAGGGTGTTGCCGAGCAGGAACGACAGGTTGAGGGCGTTGCCGAAGCCGTCGACGGTGGAGAAGGACAGCAGCAACAGGACGATCAGGAGGACGCCGACGGCCCCATCCCACCTCAAAGAGGCGGACCAGCGGATCGCACGGCTGAGGGACTCAGGCATGGCGGGCGTTCCTCTTCTTCAGTGCGGAGGCCACGCGCAGCGCGACGATCCGGTCGACCGCGATGGCGAGGATGAGCAGGGTGCCGTTGATGGCCATCACCCACACGGAACTGACGCCGAGGGCAGGCAGCACGCTGTTGATGGAGGTCAGCAGCAGCGCGCCGAGCGCGGCGCCGTAGACGCTGCCGGAGCCACCGGTGAAGACCACGCCGCCGACCACGACCGCGCTGACGACGGTGAGTTCGTAGCCGTTGCCGGTGCCGGAGTCGACGTTGCCGAACCGGGCCAGGTACATCGCCCCGGCGAGGCCCGCGAGGGCGCCGCAGAAGGTGTACGCGGTGAGGGTCCGCTTGCGGACCGCGATGCCGGCGAGCCGGGCGGCCTCCGGGTTGGAGCCGAGCGCGTACAGCTCGCGTCCGCTGCCGAAGTGCTTCAGGTAGTACGCGGTCGCCACCAGCACGGCGAGGGCGATCATCGCCAGCCACGGCACCGCGGAGATGCCCCCGGAGCCGAAGTCCACGAAACCGCCGGGCAGGTCGGCCGCGGTGATCTGGCGGGAGCCCACCCAGATGGAGTCGATGCCGCGGATGATGTACATCGTGCCGAGGGTGACGACGAGCGCGGGCACCTGGCCCAAGCTGACCAGCAGGCCGTTGAGCAGGCCGAAGCCGACACCCATCAGGACCGCCAGGAGTACGGCCACGACGGAGTCGCCGCCGCCCTGGAGGTACGTACCGGCGGCGAAGGCGCTGATGCCGAGGGTGGAGCCGACCGAGAGGTCGACGTTGCGGGTGATGACGACCAGCGCCTGGCCGGTGGCGACCAGCACCAGGATGGTCGCGTTCAGCAGCAGGTCCTTGATGCCCTGCTCGGACAGGAACTCGCTGTTGCCTGCCTGGGTGATGGCGATCATCACCAGGAAGACGACCAGGATGGCGAGTTCGCGCATCTTGAAGACGCGGTCGACGAGCCGGGTGCCGCTGGACTTGGGCACGTCGGCGACGGGGGTCTCGTTCGGGGTGAGGACCGTCATGCGGCGGCCCTCCCGGTGGCTGCGGCCATCACGGACTCCTCGGTGGCTTCGGCGCGCGGGATCTCGGCGGTGAGGCGGCCCTCGTGCATCACGAGCACGCGGTCGGCCATGCCGAGGATCTCGGGCAGGTCGGAGGAGATCATCAGTACGGCCACGCCGTCGGCGGCCAGCCGGCTGAGCAGCCGGTGCACCTCGGCCTTGGTGCCGACGTCGATGCCGCGGGTCGGCTCGTCGACGATCAGTACCTTGGGGCCGGTGGCGAGCCACTTGGCCAGGACGACCTTCTGCTGGTTGCCGCCGGACAGCGTGTTCACGGTGTCGGCGATCCGGGCGTACTTGACCTGGAGCTTGACGGCCCAGTCGAGGGAGCGGCTGCGTTCGGCGCCGCGGTCCACGAGCCCGGCCTTCACCGTCGTCCGAAGACCGGTGAGCCCGATGTTGCGCTCGATGGACATGTCCATCACCAGGCCCTGCGCGCGCCGGTCCTCAGGGACGAGGGCGAGCCCGGCGGCCATCGCGGTGGACGGGGCCCCGTTGGTGAGCTTGCGCCCCTGGACCTCGACCTCGCCCGCGTCCCAGCTGTCGATGCCGAAGACGGCCCGGGCGACCTCCGTACGGCCTGCGCCGACGAGCCCGGCGAGACCTACGATCTCCCCGTGCCGTACGTCGAAGGACACGTCGGTGAAGACGCCTTCCCGGGTCAGCCGGCGCACGCTCAGCGCGACCTCTCCGGGCTTGACCTCCTGCTTCGGATACAGGTCGTCGAGATCGCGGCCGACCATGCGGCGTACGAGGTCGTCCTCGGTCATGTCGTCGAGCGGCTCGCTGGCGATCCAGGCGCCGTCGCGCAAGGTGGTCACCCGTTGGCAGATCTGGAAGATCTCCTCGAGGCGGTGCGAGATGAAGAGGACGGCGGCGCCCTGCTCACGCAGGGTGCGCACGACGCCGAAGAGCCGGGCCACCTCACTGCCGGTGAGGGCGGCCGTCGGCTCGTCCATGATCAGTACGCGGGCGTCGAAGGAGAGGGCCTTGGCGATCTCGACGATCTGCTGGTCGGCGATCGACAGGCCGCGGGCGGGGCGGTCGGGGTCGAGTTCGACGCCGAGACTCTGCATCAGGGCCAGGGTCGCGGCGTGCGTGGCCTTGTGGTCGATCCGGCCGAGGGCACGCCGCGGCTGACGGCCCATGAAGATGTTCTCGGCGATCGACAGGTCGGGAAAGAGCGTGGGCTCTTGGTAGATCACGGCGATACCGGCGTCGCGGGCGTCGCCCGGGCCGTGGAAGAGGACGGGCTCACCTTCGAGCAGCACCTGGCCGGCATCCGGTCGGTGCACCCCGGCGAGCGTCTTGATGAGGGTCGACTTGCCCGCGCCGTTCTCACCGGCGAGGGCATGGACCTCGCCGGGGAACAGCTCCAGGGACACGTCCCGCAGGGCGCGCACCGCTCCGAAGGACTTCGATACGTCCTTGAGCGACAACACCGGGGCCGGACCCGCTTCGGACGGGTGGGTCATGAGGGGCTCCTCGACGACGCCGGCGGGACTCCGTCACAGCGTCGTGAAAGGTTTCAACTCGGTTGCCGGGACGTTAGGCGCGCCAGCCATGTCACGTCAATGGGTCCGGGTCGAAAAAGTTTCGATAGGTATTCGATAGGCAAAGGTCACGGTCAGAGCACGGGAGACCGGCTGTGCCGGACCCCTTGACACCCCTACGGACGAGCCATAGCTTCGCGTTTTGAATCGATTCATACGAAGGAGCCCTCAAGTGACCGAGCTCGCTGCGGTGAAGGCCGCTCTCAAGACCCAGGCAGTCGAGACGCCGTCGTGGGCGTACGGGAACTCGGGCACCCGCTTCAAGGTGTTCGCGCAGGCGGGTGTCCCCCGGAACCCGTGGGAGAAGCTGGCGGACGCGGCCAAGGTGCACGAGTTCACCGGCGTGGCCCCGACGGTCGCGCTGCACATCCCGTGGGACAAGGTCGAGGACTACGCGGCGCTGGCGAAGTACGCCGAGGAACACGGCGTGAAGCTGGGCGCGATCAATTCGAACACGTTCCAGGACGACGACTACAAGCTGGGCAGCATCTGTCACGCGGACGCGGCGGTGCGGCGCAAGGCGCTGGACCACCTGCTGGAGTGCGTCGACATCATGGACGCCACCGGGTCGCGGGATCTGAAGCTGTGGTTCGCCGACGGCACGAACTATCCCGGGCAGGACGACATCCGGGAGCGACAGGACCGGCTCGCGGAGGGTCTGGCCGAGGTGTACGAGCGGCTGGGCGACGGGCAGCGGATGCTGCTGGAGTACAAGTTCTTCGAGCCGGCGTTCTACACGACCGATGTGCCGGACTGGGGCACCGCGTACGCCCACTGCCTCAAGCTCGGTGAGAAGGCGCAGGTCGTGGTGGACACGGGGCATCACGCGCCCGGTACCAACATCGAGTTCATCGTGGCGACGCTGCTGCGGGAGGGGAAGCTCGGTGGGTTCGACTTCAACTCGCGGTTCTATGCGGACGACGACCTGATGGTCGGG
The nucleotide sequence above comes from Streptomyces sp. NL15-2K. Encoded proteins:
- a CDS encoding DUF5999 family protein encodes the protein MCNHQPACPTADSPDHHAAVIVSAHPEQGWSLLCNGTIVFDDTGELLPDGRVVSPHRTPGTLAVAA
- the sigJ gene encoding RNA polymerase sigma factor SigJ gives rise to the protein MNDSELLAERFEEHRGQLRAVAYRMLGSLAEAEDAVQETWLKLSRTDAGDIRNLGGWLTTVVGRVCLDMLRSRTARREDPLDDTFVPDPVIRPLTRTDPEQEVLQADSMGLALMIVLETLEPAERLAFVLHDMFAVPFDDIAPIVDRSSAATRQLASRARRRVQGATPSADPDLGRQREVVDAFLAASHAGDFEALVAVLHPDVVLRVDSGVLVGGAAASKVVRGAKGVAEQAMLFRRFAPSARVALVNDALGFVHVADGRLQSVMGVTVADGRIVAMHILADPERLAGLDLPDDIG
- a CDS encoding PIG-L deacetylase family protein, which gives rise to MTEPTITQLQPLPDDWQRALAVVAHPDDLEYGCSAAIAAWTDAGREVAYVLASRGEAGIDTMEPAKCGPLREREQRASAAVVGVSVVEFLDHKDGVIEYGTALRRDIAAAIRRHRPELVITLNHRDTWGGVAWNTPDHVAVGRATLDAAGDAGNRWIFPELVEQGLQPWNGVRWVAVAGSSTPTHAVDATPGLDRAVRSLLEHRTYIKALTDADPETYVREFLTGHAAQTGERFGGRPAVAFELFGR
- a CDS encoding alpha/beta fold hydrolase, translating into MTVSYRQPGVVLTDRHFTVPLDHDDPAGETIELYAREVVASDKAHQDLPWLLYLQGGPGFGANRFVGKQAWLGRALKEFRVLLLDQRGTGHSTPANRQTLPLRGGPAEQAAYLGHFRADAIVRDCEAIRPSVTGGAPWSVLGQSFGGFCTVAYLSTAPEGLAAALITGGLPALDAHADDVYRAAYPRIERKVTAHYARYPQDVDRARQIAEYLLRHEPVLPNGYRLTAEAFQSLGILLGGSEGSHRLHYLLEHAFVRTPQGPALADAFQEEVQGLLSYASHPLYALVHEAIYGQDERPTAWSAERVRTEFPQFDAAKTLTGDGPLLFTGESVHPWMFDCDPALRPLRETADLLAARTDWQPLYDPTRLAANEVPVAAAVYHDDMYVDTAHSLATARAIRGLRTWVTDEFEHDGVRSGGPRVLDRLLALTRDEV
- a CDS encoding LacI family DNA-binding transcriptional regulator, with amino-acid sequence MSQSVGIKDVARAAGVSVGTVSNVINRPDTVATETRARVLSAIDRLGYVRSESARQLRAGRSRIMGLLVLDMGNPFFVDVARGAERAAREAQLGVMVCNSAQNPSEEAEYLSLFAEQRVRGVLLTPADATGRNIESFRRHGIPFVLVDRVAEGTTECSVSVDDVAGGALAVRHLVDAGHRSIAYVSGPPGLNQVRDRRTGALNALAEAGLGPQCLRELPTERLDVAAGRDAGARLLGLADRPTAVFCANDLLALGVLQAMFAAGVGVPDDLAIVGYDDIEFAAAAAVPLTSVRQPAVTMGALAAELLLEETETENSPRKHEHRRVVLQPELVVRRSSLSAR
- a CDS encoding BNR repeat-containing protein, giving the protein MKRRTLLGAALAGAVMTPALTAGTARAADPGPSVTRRGTTTLDSQAIFFVSYDGLVNNNSFQKNGLLTYKGYQYAVWYTADRNAVVGRRVLGSSTWSTVKVGHTLRYNDSHNVISMGVSKVDGRLHLNMDSHSDGFTYVKSVAGLMDNPAGLSWTTSRFGAPQSTLDGLALTSQFTYPQFVSTPEGRLQLSYRVAISGNGRNALAEYDGTKWTNLGEWSSSTGTYTSEHGSSTARNMYLHGIDYDAGGRLHSFFTWREQNGAVMCNGGGITNHDTGYVYSDDRGRTWRNNAGAVVGTTGGSDKVSVTDGGLVVDPLNPDHSLMNQESQATDSAGRPHAIISYVPGRFGQCTTNYVTDRTTNGRAFHVRKNASGTWQKTEIPVPLNSSQRTKLVLDKYDNAYAIFPFGRIAGASAASGHTDWRILFDGSGLNAFGEVVIDEMRVKADNVLSVMYQEKSSGTTPSALHVVDFALPA
- a CDS encoding L-rhamnose mutarotase, which translates into the protein MQRVCFLLKVRQDKIAEYRERHAAVWPEMLQALSATGWHNYSLFLRDDGLLVGYLETEDFEAAKAGMEATEVNARWQAEMGPFFESLDGERPDEAMKPLTEVFHLA
- the rhaS gene encoding rhamnose ABC transporter substrate-binding protein, with the translated sequence MRKSSLRRTCAALAAVTSLALAATACGGTTKEDVKSESSGGAASGGKADPNAATKKGLTIGFLPKQVNNPYFTTADKGGEAAVKELGSSYKEVGPSSATDTAGQVSYVNTLTQQQVNAMAVSAQDPGALCTALKQAMKNDIKVVTYDSDTNPDCRNAFVSQASAEDLGRTEVQLLAEQIGYKGEIAILSAAQTATNQNVWINFMKEELKDPKYKDIKLVKVAYGDDDAQKSFQQTQGLLQEYPNLKGIISPTTVGIKAAAQYLSGSKYKGKVKLTGLGTPNDMRKYVKNGTVDAFELWDPSKLGELAARTAVALVSGQITGKEGETFKAGAMGEYTIGKDGVISLGKPTVFDKKNIDQFNF
- a CDS encoding ABC transporter permease; the encoded protein is MPESLSRAIRWSASLRWDGAVGVLLIVLLLLSFSTVDGFGNALNLSFLLGNTLPIALIALPMTLLVVAGEIDLSVASTAGLSGAVMGALWNEGMTIEAIIPICLLLGVVCGLINGLLVTRLGLPSLAVTIGTLAAYRGIAQIVLGSDAVTDFPTQYLDFAAGRIGDTFIPQAFLPFLVLLAIALVALHATPFGRSLFAIGANEEAARFAGIRVKRQKLILFTVTGLMASLTGIFWALHYASARYDNATGLELSVVAAVLLGGIDFDGGKGTLGGAIAGVFLLGALQNVMSLQDVSAQSQIVVTGVLLVLSVLAPRVARQISVARAARSAGKAV